Below is a genomic region from Amycolatopsis sp. 195334CR.
TGGGCACGAGCCAGGACCAGCAGCCCCTCCAGCAGGTGGTCGACCTGGTCGAGTTCGGTGCGGAAACGCTCGGCCAGCTGGTCGTCGAGCCGCGGTTCCGGCTTCGCCGCGGCGACGTCCAGCGAGGCGCGCAGGGTCGCCAGCGGGGTGCGCAGCTCGTGCGAGGCGTTCGCGACGAACCGGCGTTGGGCGGCGAACGCGGCCTCCAGGCGCTCCAGCAGGTCGTCGATGGTGTCGGCGAGGTGCTTGACCTCGTCGGCCGGTCCGGGCACGGCGAGGCGTTCGTGCAGGTTCTCGGCGGTGATGCGCCGGGTCGCGGCGGTGATGGTGCGCAGGGGGCGCAGCACCCGCCCGGCGACGTACCGGCCCAGCAGCACCGACACCACCACCATCACCCCGAGCGCGATCAGCGAGCCCGCCAGCAGCTGTCGCGCCCGCACGACTTCCAGCTGTTCGGGGAAGTTCGCCGGGGCGGTGGCGGTGAACAGGTTGGTCAGCACCAGCAAGCCGACACCGGAGACGAGGAACAGCGAGGCGTACAGGATGGTGAAGCGCAACCGGATCGTGCCCATGGGCTCAGCATGCCGCGCGGGACCTAACAGCGGCGTGACAACCGGGGTTCGGCCGGTGTTAGGGCCGGTTCCGTAGACCGGAGCCGTGCAAGCAAAACAACTCTTCGCGCTGCTCGGCGGCGTACTGCTGACCGTGTTGCTGGGCGTGCTCCCGGCGGTGGCCGCCCGATCGACCTGCAGTGTGGGCGCGGTCGAGGTCGCCTGCCCCCGGGATCCGGTGGGGCCGGACGGGCGGGCGGTCAGCGACCGGTTCACCTTCGCCCACCGTCCACTCGGGACCGAAGGCGAGGTGGTCGCCCATCTCGCCTCGATGTCCGGGGTGATCACCTATCCACCACCCGAGCACACCCGGATCGTCGAGGGCCTGGTGCCGTGGGCGAAAGCGGGGCTGATGGTGAAGGACGGGCTCGACCCGGGGTCGTCCTACGCGGCGGTGATGTTCACCGGCGACCACGGCGTGCGGATGCAGCACGACTACGTCCACGACGTCGCGGGCAGTGCCACCGGGGCGAGCTGGCTGCGGCTGACCCGGTCCGGTGACACGATCACCGGCTACGAGTCGGCCGACGGCCGCGGCTGGACACCGATCGGCACCGCCGTGCTGGCCGGCCTGCCCGCCACCGTCCAAGTAGGACTCTTCGTCACCTCGCCGGGTGACCTGACGCTCGGTTCGGCCGGGGCGCAGATCCGGTTCACCCAGGCCAGTGCTTCCTTCGACCAGGTCACCGTGTCCGGTGCGGCCGAGGCGGACTGGATCGGGAGCACGGTGGGGGAGAGCGGGACCACCGACTGGGAACGCCTGCACCGGGCAGCCGGGCTCGTCGCGGAAAACGGCGTGCTGACCGTGACCGGTTCCGGGGACATCGGCCCGGTCGGCACGATCGGCGGAGCTCCGCTCGAACGCGCGCTGCTGCTCGGGCTGCCCGTGCTGGTCCTGGTCGTGGCCGTGGTGGCCGCCCGGCATCGAGGGCGGCGCGTTGTTGTTGGTGCGACGGGGTTTCTCGCCGGTTCGCTCGCCGCTGGGCTGGCGTTGCCCGCGGGGGTGGTGGCCACCGGGATCGCCGGTGGCTCCGTGCTCCCGGTCGACGCGTTCACCTGGGTCGGGGTGATCGTCGGCGTCGCGCTGCTGGTGGGCGCGATCGCGGTGCTGGCGCACGCACTCCGGTCCTGGCTGCTCACGGCCGCGGTGACGGTGGTGCCGTACGTCCTGGCGCTGGTGCTGCCCGCCGAAGCGGGCGACTGGCTGCTGCGCGTCACGCCCGCCGCCGGGTTCGCTGTGGTGCAGACCGCCGAGGAGTACCCGCAGGTACTGGCGGACTATTCCCCCGCGGTGGGCTACTTCCCGCTGCCCGGCTGGGCTGGGCTGGCCGTCACGTGCGCCTTCGCCGCCCTCGCTACAGTCCGCCGACCTTCACCGGGAACCTCTGGATGGTGGCGATCGCGGTATCCGGATCGTCCGGCAGCACCAGGTCGACCGGGTTCTGCAGCCGGTACAGGTCACCCCTCGGCGGGAACTGGGTGAGCTTGCCGACGAGCACCGCCGGGTCCTTCGTGGTCAGCACGAGCGGTTCGCGGGTCCGGGCGCCGTCGGGCTGGTCGACGGTCATCGTGAAACTGAGCACCATGACGTTCTCGTAGCGGGGCGGGTACCGCTGCGTCAGCGTCAGCAGGCTCTTCGGGTCCACGTCGACGTCGTTCTGTTCGATGGTGATCGTGCCGCCGTCCTGACGCTGATCGAAGTCGGCGGTCGCCCGGAAACCGACCACCCGCAGCCGGACCGACTTGTCCGGGTCATCGGGATTGATGTCGACCCTGACCTTGATCCCGCCCCGGAAGTCCACGCTCAGCAGCGAGGACCGGATCCGCAGCGGCGTGTTCACCGCGTACATGCTGCACGGGATCTCGGCGCCGATCGGGGGCAGGCCGGTCTGGCTGGTGGCCCGTGCGGCCGGGGTGCCGAGCAGGCCGAGCGTCGCCGCCCCGGTCGCGGCGGCCGCGACGGTGAGGAAACCCCGCCGGTCCAGTCCACCGGCAGAGCTGTCCGCGAACGTAGACATTCCTTGTCCTCCTTGGACTTTGGTGTCCGTCGGTTCGAACGTAGTTCGCGGGAACGGGGCTCGGCAGGGGCGGCGGGGAGGTCTAGCCGGACGTGTCCGGAGTGGCACGGGAAGGTGACCCCGTGCCACCGCCGGTCACGCGCGGTGAGCGGGCGGCCAGCCGGGCGAGCGGCCGAGCAGCGCCACGATCCGGTCCAAACCGGACAGTCCTTCGGCATCGACGGCGGGACCGAAGGCCGAACCGGGTGCCAGCCTGGACTGTCCGTCCGGGACGCTCTCGGCGATCTTCAGCGCGGCGTCGAGCACCTCCTTCTGGAAGGTGAGCGGCAGGCCGAGCGTGCGGGCGACGTCCCACGAGTGCACCACGTAGTCGACGAAGTGGAAGCCGATCGCCTGTTCGGCGGTGAAGGTGAACTCGGTGGTGAACTCGGGCAACGGGAACTTGCGGTCGGCGATGTCGTTGGCGGCGAAGGCGTTCAGCACCCGGTTCACCGAATCGCGGTAGGTGGCCACGGGATCGTCGCCGAGGGCGACCAGCTTCCAGCGGTCCGGGTCGCCGTCGCCGCCCGCCGCGGCGGCGAAGCCGAGGTGCTGGGTGGTCATGTGCGCGAGGAGGCCGTGCAGGGTCCAGGCCTCGCAGGGGGTCGGCTTGGCCAGGTCGGCGGGTTCGACGCGGGCGACGAGGTCGAGGCTGGCCCGGGTGGCGAGGGCGTCGAGGATGCGGAGCTCATTGATAGGCATTCGCACATCATCTACACATGCTTATGATTCGTCAAGGAGTTAGGGTCGGCGCATGGCGGAGCGCACCCGGCCGGACCTCGCGGCGATGCTCGGCGGCCTGATGCGGCGGCTGATGGCGGCCGAGGCGCCGGTGCTGGCGGAGCACGGCCTGAGCATGTGGGGGTACGTCGTGCTGAGCGCGCTCGACGACAGCCCGGTGCGCACGCAGGCCGCGCTGGCGCGGGCGATCGGCGCGGACAAGACGCGGATCATCGGCACGCTGGACAAACTGCAGGAGGACGGCCTGATCAGCCGCGACCCGGATCCGGCGGACCGGCGGGTGCGGCTGCTGGCGATCACCGACGAGGGGCGCGCGCGGCGGCGGGCCGCGCAGAAGCAGATCCAGGCGCACGAGGACGAACTGCTGGCCGGGCTGCCCGCGGCCGACCGGGCGGCCTTCCTGCGTGCCGCGCAGGCGCTGGCTAAAGACCTCGGCTGAGGGACTTCAGCTGGTCGATCGCGGTGGCTTCGCCCTCGAAGTCGAGGCGGACGGCGTCGCGGCCGAAGGCGAAGAGCAGGATTTCCAGCGGGGCGCCGGTGAGGGTGACGGTGCCGGGACCGGTTTTCGCGGCCACTTCACCGTGACCGGGTGCGCGCAGGAGCACCCCGACCGGCGAGTTGCGCAGGGTGAGCTTCGCGATCGCCCGCACCGAACGCCAGGCGGCGGCGTCCCGTGCCGCGTCGGCCGGACGGGGTTCCCAGTCCGGCCGGCCACGACGCGCGTCCTCGTGGTGGACGAGGAACTCGGCGCTGTTGACCAGTTCGTCGAGCGGGGGCAGGCGGGTGGGCCAGAACCAGGCCGGGCCGGAGCGTACCCGGTCGACCAGCTTCTCCCACGGCTCGGCCGCGTACCGCCGCTGGACGGATTCGGTGTGGGAAGCCAGTGCGGGCACCATGATCCCGGCGGCCGCGTCGGGCCGGTGCTCCCGCACGACCAGGTGCGCGGCGAGGTCCCGGGTGCGCCAGCCCTCGCACAACGTCGGCGCGTCGGGCCCCAGCTCCTCGAACAGTCTGCACAACGCACGACGCTCGTCAGCGGCAACTCCCATGCCCGCGACCCTACCCGCCGTTCGCCGAACGGGCCGCGCCGTGCTGGTACCCCGACCCGGGCCGGTGGGGCACCACGCTGGGGGAGTCGCGGGTGGCGGCCGGGTGGCGGGCCACCGGGTTCGGGCCGGGCCGCAGGCCGAACGGGTCCTGGCTGAGGTACCGCTCGACCTCCGGGTCGTAGTACCGGTCGAAGTGGTAGTGCAGCCCGCTTTCCGCGTCGGCGTCCCAGCACGGCGCGTCCCAGGCGGAGGCCTGCCAGCGCAGGGTGCCGTCGTCGTCGAGCAGCTCGGTGGGCACGCCGTCGGCATCGGTCACGATCGAGCTGAACGCGTCGGGCCCGGACTGCGCCACCAGCCGTCCGTCCCGGTCGTGGGCCAGGGTCACCACCGACCGGGTACCGCCGGAGCGGGTCAGCCGTTCGACGATCTCCGTGCCGCTCCAGGCGAAGCGCGTTTCCTCCACCACCGTGCCGGACGCCCACCGCTGCTTCGCGAACCGCCTGCCCAGCGCGTCGTACAGGTACGTCCACCGCGCGCCGTCCGGGGTCGTCAGCTCGGTGAGCCGGTCGAGCCGGTCCCAGGTGAAGGTCCACGCGCGATCCCCCGACCGGCGTTCGGTGACGCGGCCCTGCCGGTCCGCGGTGTACCGCGTGCCGCCCGCCTCGAACAGCTGGTTGCGGTGGTACGTCCGGGTCTCCGCGCCGGCCCTGGTGATGTTGCCCGCGGTGTCGTACCGGTACCGCAGGGTGCCGCGCGGGCCGGTGCTCTCGGTGATCCGCCCGAGCGCGTCGAGCCGGAGCCGGGTCGGACCGGCGGCCGAATCGTCGATCGCGATCAGCCGCCCGTCGATCCGGTAGGTGAACTCGCGCTTCTTCAGCACCTGCTCGCCGTGGGCCAGCAGCTGCTCGACGAGCTGGTCCTCGGCGTCGAACCGTTGCGCGAGCACGCGGAGCCCGTCGACGAACCGGGTGCGTTCCCGGCCGGCCGCGTCGCGCTCGATCCGGATCTCGTGCCCGGCGAAGGTCAGGCCGTCCGGTCGCCACGCACTGTCCACACCGGACGGTGTGCGCCGGCGCGGCCCGGTTTCGCCGTAGCGCCAGCGCACTTCGTGGCCGTTGATCGACTCGGCGAGCACGCGGCCGAGCGCGTCCCGGCGGATCTCCAGCACGGAATCGCGGTTCGCCGCGTGCACCAGGCGGCCGAGCGGGTCGTAGGCGTAGGTGGCGGTGTCCTCGGCGGTTCGCTGCTCCACCAGGTTGCCGAGCCGGTCGTAGCCGAACTCGGTGACCTCGCCGAGGCCGTTGGTCAGCCGGGTCAGCTGGCCTGCCTCGTTGTAGTCGAAGCTGATCCGGCGGCCGTCGAAGTCCTCCTCCTCGATCGGCCTGCCCGCCGGATCGTAGGTGTAGCGCCAGGTCAGCCCGGCCGGATTGGTCACCGAGGTCAGCCGCGCCCGGCCGTCGTAGGTGTAGGTGGTGCGCCCGCCATCGGCGTCGATTTCGGTGGTGAGCAGGCCGAACCGGCCGTAGTGCCGTCGTGAGACCTGCCCGGTCGCGTCGCGGTGTTCGATCGGCTGGCCCTCGGCGTCGAACCGCCACACGTCGCGCCTGCCCAGCGGGCCCTGCCGCACCGCCCGATGCCCGGCCACGGTCCAGCCGAGCCCGACCGTGCCGCCGGACGCCGTCTTCGTGGTGCGCGGCCTGCCGAAGGCGTCGCGTTCGGTGACCGGCCCGGCGTCTGGCGGCTCGTTGGCGAACGGGTCGTCCGGCGCGGCCGCACGCCAGGGCGCGGCGACGCCGATCGGCTCGGTCAGCGGGTCGACGACGGTCCGAGCCCGCACCGTCCCGTCCTGAGTGGACAGTTCGCCCGAGGTGTACGAGAGCACCGATCCGTCCGGCCGGATGACCCCGGTCAGCCCCTCGTCGTCGTGGGTGAACAGCGTGGTCCGGCCCAGCGGGTCGGTGCGCGAGAACAACCTGCCCTGCTGGTCCCAGCTGTAGCCGTGCCTGCCGCCGAGCGGGTCGACCTCCTCGGTGAGCCTGCCCGCTTCGTCGAACCGGAACTCGGTGGTGTGGCCCAGCGCGTCCGTGTGCCGGGTGGCGCGGCGATCGTCGTCGTAGGTGTACGCGCCGGAGAAGTACCCGTCGGCGCCGATGGTCCGCACGCAGCGGCTACCGGGGTCGTAGGCGTAGCGGTACCAGGTGCCGACGCGGTCCTGCCAGCCGATGAGCCGGTCGCTCAGGTCGTAGTCGAACGACATCGGCGGGCCGCCGGCGTTCGCCACCTGCACGAGCTGCCCGAGCCGGTTGTAGCCGAAGCGCACCACGGCGGTGGTGATGCCGTCGCCGAGCACGTCGATCCCGGTGATCCGGCCGTCCGCGGTGGTGAACCGGACCTCCTGGCCACCGGCGCCGCGCAGCACACCGGGCGCGCCGCTCTCGGTGTACTCGATGGTGGCCGGTGGGCTGCCGGGGTGCTCGATGGCGAGCAGGCGCCGGACCCCGGGCTCGGCACCCGGTTCGAACAGCAGGGTGCCGTCCGGGGTTTCGACGCGGTGGCCGTCCGCGCTCCGCCGCAGCGGGTCGCCAGGGCCGGTCACCGGGTGCACGGCCTCGGTGCCGGTCGGGTGCGGGTAGCAGCGGATCCGGCCGTCGGCGGTGAACAGGCGCAGGTGCAGCTCGTCGACCAGCAGTTGCTGGTCCACAGTGGACGCCCAGGAGGCGCCGAACCAGCGGCCGGCGCGGTAGGACGAGCGGTGGAAGCGCCGGAGGACCAGGTCCGGGCGGCCGGTGAGGGTGAGATCGGCCTGGGCCAGCACCACCTCCCCGGTGGCCACGTCGACCGGCTCGCGCGCCGCGGCGAACAGGGGATTGGCCATGCTGGTAGTCAAGGCAAGCCCGGGCGCCGGGACAACAGCCGGGTGCGGAGCGTGCCCGAGCGGTCGCTGATGGTTGCCCGATCATCCCTCGGCCGTTCGGATCCACTGTGGACGGTTCAGCCGGCCTGCTCGTGCCGGGTGCCGGGGTGGTGCGGGGCGAGTTCGCGGGCGGACCGCTCGGCGTGTGCCGCGCACAGCAGCCGGTCGCCGCCCTCGGTGCCGGTGAGCAGGGACGACGCCGGTTCGGTGCAGCCGTTCCGGTGGCTCCCCAGCCAAAACCGCCCGCAGTCCTCGACGGTGCACCAGGTCCAGTCCGCGGTGGTGGCCAGCGCGAACCCGTGTTCCGGGCAGATCACCCCTGGCCAGCCGCAGATCGGGTTCCGCCGTTGTGCGGCCGGTCGGACAACGGCCGGGTGGCGGCCGCTCCAGACGCGGAAAAACCTGATCAT
It encodes:
- a CDS encoding TIGR03085 family metal-binding protein, translated to MGVAADERRALCRLFEELGPDAPTLCEGWRTRDLAAHLVVREHRPDAAAGIMVPALASHTESVQRRYAAEPWEKLVDRVRSGPAWFWPTRLPPLDELVNSAEFLVHHEDARRGRPDWEPRPADAARDAAAWRSVRAIAKLTLRNSPVGVLLRAPGHGEVAAKTGPGTVTLTGAPLEILLFAFGRDAVRLDFEGEATAIDQLKSLSRGL
- a CDS encoding MarR family winged helix-turn-helix transcriptional regulator, encoding MAERTRPDLAAMLGGLMRRLMAAEAPVLAEHGLSMWGYVVLSALDDSPVRTQAALARAIGADKTRIIGTLDKLQEDGLISRDPDPADRRVRLLAITDEGRARRRAAQKQIQAHEDELLAGLPAADRAAFLRAAQALAKDLG
- a CDS encoding TIGR03086 family metal-binding protein, translated to MPINELRILDALATRASLDLVARVEPADLAKPTPCEAWTLHGLLAHMTTQHLGFAAAAGGDGDPDRWKLVALGDDPVATYRDSVNRVLNAFAANDIADRKFPLPEFTTEFTFTAEQAIGFHFVDYVVHSWDVARTLGLPLTFQKEVLDAALKIAESVPDGQSRLAPGSAFGPAVDAEGLSGLDRIVALLGRSPGWPPAHRA
- a CDS encoding HAMP domain-containing sensor histidine kinase, translated to MGTIRLRFTILYASLFLVSGVGLLVLTNLFTATAPANFPEQLEVVRARQLLAGSLIALGVMVVVSVLLGRYVAGRVLRPLRTITAATRRITAENLHERLAVPGPADEVKHLADTIDDLLERLEAAFAAQRRFVANASHELRTPLATLRASLDVAAAKPEPRLDDQLAERFRTELDQVDHLLEGLLVLARAQHGAFADQAEVSWRELVTEGLRAREEALAAKDLTVERDLVDARVQGSPALLSRLVANVLDNAIVHNERGGWIRVTTGEAGLVVETGGAVLDQAEVDRLPDPFRRLAADRTTSDGGSGLGLSIVAAIAEAHGRGLRLEARPGGGLRVAV
- a CDS encoding DUF6531 domain-containing protein — protein: MANPLFAAAREPVDVATGEVVLAQADLTLTGRPDLVLRRFHRSSYRAGRWFGASWASTVDQQLLVDELHLRLFTADGRIRCYPHPTGTEAVHPVTGPGDPLRRSADGHRVETPDGTLLFEPGAEPGVRRLLAIEHPGSPPATIEYTESGAPGVLRGAGGQEVRFTTADGRITGIDVLGDGITTAVVRFGYNRLGQLVQVANAGGPPMSFDYDLSDRLIGWQDRVGTWYRYAYDPGSRCVRTIGADGYFSGAYTYDDDRRATRHTDALGHTTEFRFDEAGRLTEEVDPLGGRHGYSWDQQGRLFSRTDPLGRTTLFTHDDEGLTGVIRPDGSVLSYTSGELSTQDGTVRARTVVDPLTEPIGVAAPWRAAAPDDPFANEPPDAGPVTERDAFGRPRTTKTASGGTVGLGWTVAGHRAVRQGPLGRRDVWRFDAEGQPIEHRDATGQVSRRHYGRFGLLTTEIDADGGRTTYTYDGRARLTSVTNPAGLTWRYTYDPAGRPIEEEDFDGRRISFDYNEAGQLTRLTNGLGEVTEFGYDRLGNLVEQRTAEDTATYAYDPLGRLVHAANRDSVLEIRRDALGRVLAESINGHEVRWRYGETGPRRRTPSGVDSAWRPDGLTFAGHEIRIERDAAGRERTRFVDGLRVLAQRFDAEDQLVEQLLAHGEQVLKKREFTYRIDGRLIAIDDSAAGPTRLRLDALGRITESTGPRGTLRYRYDTAGNITRAGAETRTYHRNQLFEAGGTRYTADRQGRVTERRSGDRAWTFTWDRLDRLTELTTPDGARWTYLYDALGRRFAKQRWASGTVVEETRFAWSGTEIVERLTRSGGTRSVVTLAHDRDGRLVAQSGPDAFSSIVTDADGVPTELLDDDGTLRWQASAWDAPCWDADAESGLHYHFDRYYDPEVERYLSQDPFGLRPGPNPVARHPAATRDSPSVVPHRPGSGYQHGAARSANGG